The Gossypium hirsutum isolate 1008001.06 chromosome D03, Gossypium_hirsutum_v2.1, whole genome shotgun sequence genomic interval ATTGCTTTCAATTCATGAGGTATTTCAGGAATATTTTGAACTGAACCATCTGCATGTATTATCTTGTTCTTAACAACAGGTGTCCAAAGACTCATCTCAGTTAAGTCATGAAGAAGATGCTTATTCACCACTACAAACTCACCACTggagaaaaaatagaaaataagtttTAAGCAATGGACAACTAAGAAATGGAGCAAGATGCATAAGAGAAAGCCAGGACAAACCTCAGAACTCTACGACTATAGATATTGGATGTATATGGTTCAAAGCACTCATTATTTCCAAGAATCTGGCTAGTTGATGCAGTTGGCATAGGTGCTAACAAAAGTGAATTTCTCACTCCATGCTTAGCTATGTTGTCTCTAAGAGCATTCCAGTCCCACCGATTTGAAGCAGTAACACCCCACATATCTTGCTGGAGAATACCCTGAAATTTAACAGGCAACTAAGTCATGAGCAAAACATATCAGCAAGAAATGAGCATTTAGTAAGATATTGCAATCACATCAAATATAACCAGAATACTTGTATCCATTTCAAAGAATTGCCAAAATCACATACCTTACTCACAGGACTCCCATTATATGTCTCATATGGTCCCTCTTTCTCAGCTATATTAGAAGAAGCTTTCAGAGCATGGTAGTATATGGTCTCAAATATGTCCTTGTTCAGCTGCTGAGCCTGAAATTCAAAACCAGTAAATTATCAGACAAAATAGATTCAACTTAAATGGTATATCAGATTCATATATTCATGATCAAATATACCTCAGGTGAATCAAAGGCCATGCCGAGTAAGATGAATGTATCTGCAAGCCCCTGAACTCCAATACCAATGGGTCTATGACGCAAATTTGATCTTTTTGCAGTTTCAACAGGGTAGTAATTAACATCAATTATTTTGTTAAGATTTCTTGTAACAATTTCAGTAACCTGTCACAACAGTGCAAGGAAAGACTTAACAATCATTATTAACAAATAATATCATGTGACATCATGCACCAACACAGAACTCATGATGCCATCACAATGATACACTAGATGGATGAAACACCATCTAGCAATATATGGATAAGTGCATTAGCAAAGTAAAGAATCAAACCTCAGCCAGTTTGTCAAAGTTGAAATATCTATTCTGAGAACCTCTACTACCAACAAGCTTACATGGATGAGAGTCCAGTGGAACCCCCTGAAGTAGATAAAAAGTCAaggctaattaattaaattaacatgCAGACTCAAGATAGAGCAACATGTACAACATAAGCACCATTCAACACCTACCTTTTCCCTCACGTATCTTGGCAGTGCAATAGATGCCAGATTGCAAACAGCAGTTTCTGTTGGACTTGTGTATTCAATGATCTCAGTACACAGATTAGAAGATTTAATGGTGCCAAGATTTTGCTGGTTGCTTTTTCTATTGCACGTATCCTGGATAAACAGTGGGAGGCAAAGGGTCAACCACACAATACTCATCTGAGAACAGAAATACCCCATAAAATATAAAGCTTGTTTGGACAAATCACCTTAAATAGCATGTAAGGTGTACCAGTTTCTATCTGAGATTTCAGAATCTCAAACCACAAGTTCTGTGCTTGGACAACCTTCTTCGCTTTGCCCTGAATATCAAACAAGAAGACTTTAGGAAATGAATTCTAGTTGcaaaaaatataaaagcattaaccAAATATATAACAGCGCTGCTAACCTCTCTTTCATAATGAATATACAGCTCCTCAAATTCTTCACCCCAACAATCTGCCAGTCCTGAAGATTCATTAGGACAGAATAATGACCACTGCCCATTACTCTGGACTCTTTGCATAAAAAGATCAGGCACCCATAGAGCATAAAATAGATCACGCGCCCGGTGCTCTTCCTACAGCAACAAAACTTAGACATTATTGGATATGATATGATACTATACAGTATTGCATCAAATCAGCCAAAGAAAGAGCTAAACACCCAAATAACACAGCTCATGCAAACAAATTCGAACTGCATAAAATACCTTTCCATGGTTCTTCCTGAGGTCCAGAAACTCAAAAATGTCAGCATGCCATGGCTCCAAATATATAGCAAAGGCACCTAAATGCATCAAAGACATCCTTTTTAATAAAAGGGCTACCAAACATTGTCAGAAAACATAGCATATAGAATTACAACAATTCAAGTATACCCTTTCTTTTCCCCCCTCCTTGATCAACATAACGAGCAGTGTCATTGAACACCCGCAGCATTGGGACAATGCCATTAGATGTACCATTTGTTCCACGAATGTAACTACTTGTAGCCCGAATATTGTGAACTGAGACACCAATTCCTCCAGCTGATTTGCTGATAATAGCACACTCCTTCAAAGTGTCATATATTCCCTCAATACTGTCATCTTTCATACACAGTAAAAAGCAGCTGCTCAACTGCCAGAACACAAGTCAAAGAACTACatatgtaagcaaaagaatttaatGAACAATGACAATAAATAAGATGCCTCAATCTAATATTTGCACACAAAACTTACTTGAGGCCTTGGAGTTCCAGCATTGAAAAGTGTGGGAGAAGCATGAGTAAACCATCTTTGAGACATCATGTGATAAGTTTTTATAGCAGAATCAATGTCATTCTTATGAATTCCAACTGCAACCCTCATTAACATGTGTTGGGGCCTTTCTATAACCTTCCCTTGAACTTTCAAGAGGTAGGACCTCTCAAGGGTTTTGAAACCAAAATAATCATAGTCAAAGTCCCGATCATATATGATCTCACTATCCAACAGAGCAGCATTCTGAAACCAACACTAACAAAATTAAGCCTTTATACATGTAATCATTACATATAAGAGGAATTAGAAAGGATACACTATGTTGAAAATTCATAACTAAAAGGCAACAAAACAAAGCAAACACTAAAAACTCCACATAACTAGAAAGGGTCAGCATTTGATGCACTCACAATGTGATCATCTAATTCTGAtgatgtataaaattataaacagTGAGGACATCAAATATAAATCCAGCTAAAGAAGgctttaaaaagtattaaaaaatacTGTATAAATTTTGTAAGGCCATGATTTTTGCAGTCAGTATCAACTATCATAATATAGATAATACACAACTTGTCAACATTCATAACACAAATGGATCACTTCCAATTCTACAAGCATAACAAGCTTTTGTAGGCTTAGTCCAACACAATTTTGTCATCAACCACAAGATAAAGGGTTTACCATtttttaaactagaaatttcaacAGAGATCAAAAAGGCATCAGTAACTTGAGTGTAAAGCGACACTCTAGCCAAAAGATCTACCATATTTCAAACTAgaaaagcaataatc includes:
- the LOC107950594 gene encoding ribonucleoside-diphosphate reductase large subunit, producing the protein MYVVKRDGRQEAVHFDKITARLKKLSYGLSIDHCDPVLVAQKVCAGVYKGVTTSQLDELAAETAAAMTANHPDYASLAARIVVSNLHKNTRKSFSETIKIMYNHFHERSGLKAPLIADDVYEIIMKNAALLDSEIIYDRDFDYDYFGFKTLERSYLLKVQGKVIERPQHMLMRVAVGIHKNDIDSAIKTYHMMSQRWFTHASPTLFNAGTPRPQLSSCFLLCMKDDSIEGIYDTLKECAIISKSAGGIGVSVHNIRATSSYIRGTNGTSNGIVPMLRVFNDTARYVDQGGGKRKGAFAIYLEPWHADIFEFLDLRKNHGKEEHRARDLFYALWVPDLFMQRVQSNGQWSLFCPNESSGLADCWGEEFEELYIHYEREGKAKKVVQAQNLWFEILKSQIETGTPYMLFKDTCNRKSNQQNLGTIKSSNLCTEIIEYTSPTETAVCNLASIALPRYVREKGVPLDSHPCKLVGSRGSQNRYFNFDKLAEVTEIVTRNLNKIIDVNYYPVETAKRSNLRHRPIGIGVQGLADTFILLGMAFDSPEAQQLNKDIFETIYYHALKASSNIAEKEGPYETYNGSPVSKGILQQDMWGVTASNRWDWNALRDNIAKHGVRNSLLLAPMPTASTSQILGNNECFEPYTSNIYSRRVLSGEFVVVNKHLLHDLTEMSLWTPVVKNKIIHADGSVQNIPEIPHELKAIYRTVWEIKQKTLVDMAVDRGCYIDQSQSLNIHMDQPNFGKLTSLHFYAWSKGLKTGMYYLRSRAAADAIKFTVDISMLKEKPKVEDDETRMAQMVCSLTNREECMSCGS